CCCTGATTGGCTCCAGTCACGAGAGCTATACGTTGATTCGACATTTTGTATCCTCCTTGGGCTTGTGCTGCTATTCTTCAGGAACGACGGAACGATGTTCCGATACTACCGGAACGCTGTTCCGCGAGCAAGGTAAGCATCGTGACAACACCATCTACCCGCGCGACGAAGAAGAGCACCGCAACGAAGCTGCCGCCGGTGCGTGCGCATGCAAAGCAGAACCTCGCAGCTCTTCTAAGTGCTGCCGCCGAGGTGTTCGCGACGTCCGGCGTGGATGCTCCTGTGCGCGAGATTGCGCAACGAGCGGGCGTTGGTCTGGGAACCGTGTATCGCCATTTTCCGCAGCGCTCCGACCTTATCGTGGCGGTCATGCAGTCGCATGTGGAAGCATGCGCGGACGCAGCCGCTGTGTTCGCGAGCGAATATGAGCCGGAGGAAGCGCTGGCCCGCTGGCTCCACCGCTTGATGGATTTTGTTGGGGCGAAGCGTGGCCTGGCGGCTGCCCTGCACTCGGGCGATCCCGCCTACGCAGCCCTGCCCGGGTACGTGATGGAACGTCTGGGCGGTGCACTTCGTAAGCTGCTCGACGGCGCCATCGCCGTTAAGGCTGTCCGCAGCGATATTGACGCAGAGGAACTCTTATGGACGGTGGCTACGATGTGCCGAGGACCCCATGGAGAAAAAACCGCTTATGCGAGCAAGATGGTGGATGTCCTGATCGATGGGTTGCGTTACGGTGCGAATCCCCAGGAACAGCTCACTTCCGCGGCGGCAGAGTTTTAGTTCGTCACTAGCCGCCTTGTTGGGAGTATCGCGCTCAATAACCACTCAAATGAGAGAACAGGCCAGTTATCTTTCCGGAGGTACTTGTCCTCGAAAAGTGCACAGGCGATTTGGCGTTTGTCGAGAAGGCGAGTCGACCTGCCGCTTGGTCTGGCATCACCCGAAGACAGATGGCAAGAACAGCGTCCATCGGGACTTACCCGTCGCTGTTAGAAGGATTCGCTCACAAATTCAGCCAACGCACGTACGTCACGGCGTGGCGGGCGGCCAAACATTCGCGCATACTCGCGGCTGAACTGTGGAGCACTTTCGTAGCCTACTTCTGTTGCGACTGTCTCAACGTTCGAACCGTTTTCGAGCATGAGCCGCCGAGCCGCCAACAGGCGTAGCTCCTTTTGATATTGCAGAGGACTCATCCCTGTTGTCGCTTTGAAGTGACGATGGAAGGTTGCAGAACTCATACACGCGATTGCGGCCAGTTCATTGACCCGCACCGGTTCGGCAAAGCGTGTCTTCAGCTCGTGAATCGCGGCGATTAATCGGTTCTCGCGGCTGGACGCTACGACTGTGTGGAGGAGCTGTCCTCCGCCGGAGCCTGTTAGCAACCAATAAAGCAGCTCACGGTACAGCCCAGGATAGAGAAGCGGGATCGCTGCTGGCGTCTCAAGCATACGCATGGCTCTGCATAGGCAATCCAGCGCCTCCGCACTGAGATCGACGACGCAGACACCCGCAGGCGAGGCCGACGAAGCTTGCGTCTGGCTCTTTGGCTGCGAGGACATCTGCTCTGCGAGTTC
Above is a genomic segment from Terriglobus tenax containing:
- a CDS encoding TetR/AcrR family transcriptional regulator; translation: MTTPSTRATKKSTATKLPPVRAHAKQNLAALLSAAAEVFATSGVDAPVREIAQRAGVGLGTVYRHFPQRSDLIVAVMQSHVEACADAAAVFASEYEPEEALARWLHRLMDFVGAKRGLAAALHSGDPAYAALPGYVMERLGGALRKLLDGAIAVKAVRSDIDAEELLWTVATMCRGPHGEKTAYASKMVDVLIDGLRYGANPQEQLTSAAAEF
- a CDS encoding AraC family transcriptional regulator: MGVAKNRRSQCLDELAQAVRSYTDSCATTNPYPTAIEGFVVLRSDQPKLPSYRLFQPALCIAIQGSKWATFGDFRYQYNAGQAMVVTVEMPSRGAVSEANPGEPFLGFVLVLDLAVLRELAEQMSSQPKSQTQASSASPAGVCVVDLSAEALDCLCRAMRMLETPAAIPLLYPGLYRELLYWLLTGSGGGQLLHTVVASSRENRLIAAIHELKTRFAEPVRVNELAAIACMSSATFHRHFKATTGMSPLQYQKELRLLAARRLMLENGSNVETVATEVGYESAPQFSREYARMFGRPPRRDVRALAEFVSESF